A genomic segment from Torulaspora globosa chromosome 3, complete sequence encodes:
- the DCK1 gene encoding guanine nucleotide exchange factor DCK1 (ancestral locus Anc_4.296) has translation MADRLKGWKPTNRIIRGVVVKPYLPLRKHPELKDQHTHILNLYAGDEVFVFEESKDGKWLRCYLRWIPLPESHISGTLAIDDQLLHLRNKLVVVPRKFVCLNLERIMVEMPFLRMPNASDLAPEASDVCKTPSVFEVLASEDGSMSDTARAPKKPLKPSFPYFRYQDRPLADELSAMLVLLSSWIYGVYSSGDFNLFEQLVVCFYDLKAIRMKLHFKLYTSPEVVKISRAASALLANISKLISSKDKSGLGFLASNSMSSDPTGVEGIFARDINTGQLLSYEGNSLQGLVSNTMLHGLSKNFPVSNYGSLQTDCSTDNIFEATESHILVDVNDVKSDASVGDPMLQNLSASMYLCSRRGVLTEPFTVNMDSDQITSLNSISAALFRNIPASRIERGNIYLAVVLTEKIPFVVDNKSAEQRSNGSSPFILLDAKNDEKISFIRRGVAAGAVDITKVFAKYNESNADLSEAFKIKINLFGSFMSREESTQGKVETDSRQHESKGWGDLIDRILLNSHKGIAVNPRTTTLMVTVKEIKSRTINKAAEAAIGAIRSVPTHFYDILSESSERIYLSLGKVMLSSNLQTNIQAITIQVTSDRGQIKFNRIADEDLQKSWEFVTVRPGESIGEIIRINGLKYMRKDEFITLSAFLNGLLMARTTVHIRKGNVFLSYKKFTTFQLLNAIGEPLLDLELSTQYVGKKYNVDVAIERFKSISSAIFDGGTDPNACFMDILSSMSKVNSDELQKHFRDLFWTYLRCMGKIELEGANEFTDEVRRQLFVSFVDFIDKVIVRSDQQRRSFKVLYEDYLGSHEELPNVGPVILQHMAAVIRSSNREWNVIGSAVCRTSLYLLMVSLMSSKVSAGDWKLSFQSFFSEICQFVATSSELVANDQTAILQTYDAWLDIMSKAYEPEMLVQFSLGLLQSCRSKEGSMELSTKELCAMEAKYLGTKLSLLRRIILHRDLYHYLFGDDKSKTVRFVFLSKSIDWALLTYTYNHMNLSAARLANGVLISIIENARDRKLSRNLLRLLPTLCKAFLLTRRYCKDNNLFEPKITFTRLFPFRIANSILPMDSLIQSEVVVEVLLELVTIISDLAKLGEKTYGTDISFVTIFSECSGDIDFRTEFCARQISNNHITALYHIVKIITKGEFFPAQKWLGVSAMLDRSMTTLLSMCKDYMIQENLPQDYRNMNIRLWSGYFKAIFALSNRKRGFLVNLGIIARKGVFQITGNLKARSSELLASTWEAIANQVYDHDSEVNFGVGAVSPAQQLLLRDNSALLQELFLFSMHRHLDAVKVSTRILWCCAVTMWKEEHSMQSWLDIGIPQLYDAYQSGRLYITDNDLQRFKLCALYTVHTPPSVYGPMVSTMENIFAFLHTACEAFKISNEEEFDNDKTAVHLEMSTYLLKANRPELFHQMIYDLYIHFLRRRDNVQAGLCLELLANTYEWNMDDFLPSLSSPPLPEQCSFARKEYLYKEAAKQFSTGLKFERALCIYRDLIEVYDLINYDLAGLAYAYGEMANIYNELQTVDRLIPTYFKVSFSGLGFPTSIRNKSFIFEGLPFEHITSIHERLLRLYHGTTIVRSQREMDEHFANPPMGKYIHVVGVEPQFDLSDHYKKSVDSKHFLNSKVWIYIKNRELRTFSNSVKLPGSTSVTDLWVEEVTYTTASTFPTLMNRSEVVEVVTRRLSPFQTAIRSLRVKIQEFNGLENMCWKVIKGRDNSPDAFNELSRNLAGTIDSPVNGGFAKYRAFSTQDLQPPISKDDVESLQVAFSDLAIVLARCLILHQELLPSKDLEQSHNMLIDLFKKNFEPEISKNKINLHRITASSIKKPASSQRSSSLYLTRAQMIQNLLDSVCKSEGSQTESISKEITRSNTATDFTFASTNRNDSGLLRTDSAISSLTYTTDTTEPATFRAPVKWSLIGLDNKDNL, from the coding sequence ATGGCGGACCGGTTGAAGGGTTGGAAACCTACCAATCGCATAATCCGCGGTGTTGTGGTCAAGCCGTATCTGCCTTTGAGAAAGCATCCCGAGCTGAAAGACCAGCACACGCATATACTCAACCTTTACGCTGGAGACGAAGTTTTTGTTTTCGAAGAATCGAAGGACGGCAAATGGCTCAGATGCTATCTTCGCTGGATCCCGTTACCTGAATCACATATTTCTGGAACACTAGCGATCGATGATCAGCTGCTGCATCTTAGGAACAAGCTGGTAGTCGTACCGAGAAAGTTTGTGTGTCTGAATTTGGAGCGTATTATGGTCGAGATGCCCTTTCTAAGGATGCCCAACGCTTCCGACTTGGCCCCAGAGGCCAGCGACGTTTGTAAAACACCATCGGTGTTCGAAGTACTGGCGTCTGAAGATGGATCTATGTCTGACACTGCGCGGGCACCCAAAAAGCCCTTAAAACCTTCTTTCCCATATTTTAGATATCAGGATAGACCACTAGCCGACGAACTCTCAGCAATGTTGGTGCTGTTGTCGTCATGGATCTATGGCGTCTATTCTTCGGGAGatttcaatctcttcgaacAGCTAGTCGTTTGCTTTTATGATTTGAAAGCTATCCGAATGAAGCTACACTTCAAGTTATACACATCTCCTGAAGTAGTCAAGATATCGCGGGCTGCAAGCGCTCTGTTGGCCAATATCTCCAAACTTATCTCTTCCAAAGATAAGTCCGGTCTCGGCTTCCTTGCATCGAATTCGATGAGTTCAGATCCAACTGGGGTGGAGGGGATTTTTGCCCGGGATATTAACACTGGACAACTTCTATCCTACGAGGGCAACTCTTTGCAAGGACTGGTCTCGAATACAATGCTTCATGGTCTTTCCAAGAATTTTCCAGTTTCCAACTACGGCTCTTTGCAAACGGACTGCTCTACCGATAATATTTTTGAAGCAACGGAATCGCATATACTGGTCGATGTTAATGATGTCAAGAGCGACGCAAGTGTAGGAGATCCCATGCTACAAAATCTAAGTGCTTCGATGTATCTTTGTTCGAGACGAGGTGTTTTAACGGAGCCTTTCACCGTGAATATGGATTCCGACCAAATAACGTCCCTGAACAGTATCTCCGCGGCCCTATTCAGAAACATTCCAGCCTCTCGAATTGAAAGAGGCAATATTTATTTAGCAGTTGTGTTGACTGAGAAGATTCCCTTCGTGGTTGACAACAAATCCGCTGAACAGCGGTCGAATGGATCATCACCATTCATACTTTTGGATGCTAAGAACGATGAGAAAATCAGCTTTATAAGGCGTGGGGTAGCTGCGGGAGCTGTGGACATTACTAAGGTGTTTGCTAAGTATAATGAATCTAACGCCGATCTTTCAGAAGCATTCAAGATAAAGATTAATTTATTCGGATCTTTTATGAGCAGAGAGGAAAGCACACAGGGTAAGGTGGAGACTGACTCACGGCAGCATGAAAGCAAAGGGTGGGGTGACCTAATCGATAGGATTTTGCTTAACTCACATAAGGGAATCGCGGTAAACCCAAGAACGACCACACTGATGGTTACTGTCAAGGAAATAAAATCTCGCACTATCAACAAAGCGGCGGAAGCAGCTATTGGTGCAATTAGGTCTGTACCGACGCATTTCTATGATATTTTGTCCGAGAGCTCAGAGAGGATCTACCTATCCTTGGGTAAAGTAATGCTATCCAGTAATTTACAAACAAACATACAAGCCATAACGATACAGGTTACTTCCGATCGCGGGCAAATCAAATTTAACAGGATagcagatgaagatttACAGAAGAGCTGGGAGTTTGTAACAGTTCGGCCAGGCGAGTCAATTGGTGAAATAATCAGAATAAATGGTTTAAAGTACATGAGGAAAGATGAGTTCATAACCCTATCTGCATTCCTGAACGGATTGCTGATGGCAAGGACCACTGTTCATATCAGAAAAGGGAATGTGTTTCTGTCTTACAAGAAGTTTACAACGtttcagcttttgaatGCCATAGGAGAACCATTGTTGGATTTGGAACTGTCGACTCAATATGTGGGTAAAAAATATAATGTGGATGTCGCCATTGAACGATTTAAATCCATTTCTTCCGCTATTTTTGATGGGGGAACAGACCCTAATGCCTGCTTTATGGATATATTGTCGAGTATGTCCAAAGTGAACTCAGATGAACTGCAGAAACATTTCCGAGATCTTTTTTGGACTTATCTGAGGTGTATGGGAAAGATCGAGTTAGAAGGTGCCAATGAATTCACGGATGAAGTGCGACGCCAGTTATTTGTTTCTTTTGTGGATTTCATTGATAAAGTCATTGTACGGAGCGATCAGCAGAGACGATCATTCAAGGTTCTTTACGAGGATTATCTGGGCAGTCATGAGGAGCTACCAAACGTAGGCCCGGTCATTCTGCAACATATGGCGGCAGTCATTCGGAGCAGCAATCGAGAATGGAATGTGATTGGCAGCGCAGTTTGTAGAACAAGCCTCTACTTGTTAATGGTCTCCCTGATGTCTTCCAAAGTGTCTGCCGGAGATTGGAAACTGTCTTTTCAGTCCTTTTTTAGCGAGATCTGTCAATTTGTCGCTACATCTTCTGAATTAGTTGCAAATGATCAGACAGCCATCCTGCAGACATACGATGCTTGGCTGGATATTATGAGCAAAGCATACGAGCCAGAAATGTTAGTACAATTTTCGTTGGGGCTATTGCAAAGCTGCCGAAGTAAAGAAGGAAGTATGGAGTTATCCACAAAAGAGCTTTGCGCAATGGAAGCCAAGTACCTGGGAACAAAACTTTCGCTACTTCGTCGCATTATACTGCACAGAGATCTGTACCATTATCTTTTTGGAGACGACAAGAGCAAAACTGTTAGATTTGTTTTTCTATCTAAATCTATTGATTGGGCATTGCTCACATACACATACAACCATATGAATTTATCCGCAGCTCGATTAGCCAATGGAGTTCTGATATCGATTATAGAAAATGCAAGAGATAGAAAACTTTCCAGAAATCTTTTGCGATTGCTGCCCACATTATGCAAAGCGTTTCTGTTGACCAGAAGATATTGCAAGGATAATAACCTATTTGAACCGAAAATTACATTTACTCGATTATTCCCTTTTCGTATAGCCAACTCCATATTACCGATGGATTCTCTAATTCAATCTGAGGTTGTTGTTGAGGTGCTTTTGGAACTAGTTACAATCATTAGTGATTTAGCCAAACTAGGAGAGAAAACCTACGGTACGGACATATCATTCGTGACCATTTTCTCGGAGTGCAGTGGCGATATTGACTTCCGCACGGAATTTTGCGCAAGACAGATTTCAAATAACCACATCACCGCTCTTTATCACATCGTAAAAATCATAACCAAAGGAGAGTTCTTTCCAGCACAGAAATGGTTAGGTGTATCAGCCATGCTTGATAGAAGCATGACGACCTTATTATCCATGTGCAAAGACTACATGATACAAGAAAATCTGCCCCAAGACTATAGGAACATGAATATAAGGCTTTGGTCGGGCTACTTCAAGGCTATTTTCGCTCTCTCAAACAGAAAACGGGGGTTTTTAGTCAACTTAGGTATTATAGCAAGGAAGGGGGTTTTTCAAATCACAGGCAATTTAAAAGCACGATCATCCGAGCTGTTGGCTAGTACCTGGGAAGCAATAGCGAACCAAGTGTATGATCACGATAGCGAAGTAAACTTCGGAGTAGGAGCTGTGAGTCCCGCGCAacaactgcttcttcgtgACAACTCTGCTTTGCTTCaagagctctttctcttttctaTGCATAGGCATCTTGATGCCGTTAAAGTTAGTACCAGGATACTATGGTGCTGCGCAGTTACAATGTGGAAAGAAGAACACAGTATGCAGTCATGGCTGGATATCGGTATTCCACAGCTTTATGATGCATATCAGTCAGGACGCCTATATATCACCGATAATGATCTACAGCGCTTCAAACTATGTGCTTTGTACACCGTGCATACCCCACCTTCAGTATACGGCCCGATGGTGTCAACTATGGAGAATATTTTCGCCTTTTTGCATACTGCTTGTGAAGCCTTTAAGATCTCAAACGAGGAGGAGTTCGACAACGACAAGACTGCCGTGCACTTGGAAATGTCCACTTACCTTTTGAAAGCAAATCGGCCGGAGTTATTCCATCAAATGATCTACGATCTTTACATCCACTTTCTGCGGAGAAGAGATAACGTTCAGGCGGGTCTTTGTTTGGAATTACTAGCAAACACTTATGAATGGAATATGGACGACTTCTTACCATCGCTCAGCTCCCCTCCTTTACCTGAGCAATGTTCATTTGCAAGGAAAGAATACCTGTACAAAGAAGCTGCCAAACAATTTTCCACAGGATTGAAATTTGAAAGGGCCTTATGTATATACAGGGATTTGATTGAGGTTTATGACCTTATTAACTATGACTTGGCCGGACTTGCCTATGCTTACGGAGAGATGGCGAACATTTATAACGAATTGCAAACGGTCGATAGATTGATCCCCACGTATTTCAAGGTTTCATTCAGTGGACTGGGATTTCCCACCTCAATCAGAAATAAGTCATTCATCTTTGAGGGCCTGCCATTTGAGCACATAACATCTATTCATGAAAGATTACTGCGACTGTATCATGGAACGACAATCGTCAGGTCACAGCGCGAGATGGACGAACACTTCGCGAACCCACCCATGGGTAAATACATTCATGTCGTTGGTGTCGAGCCGCAGTTCGATCTTTCGGATCATTACAAAAAGAGTGTCGACAGTAAACACTTTTTGAACAGTAAAGTTTGGATATACATCAAGAATAGGGAATTAAGAACCTTTAGCAATTCGGTGAAATTACCAGGCTCTACTAGTGTGACCGATCTTTGGGTAGAGGAAGTCACGTACACTACCGCCTCGACTTTCCCTACATTAATGAATAGATCCGAAGTCGTTGAGGTGGTAACGCGTCGACTGTCACCATTCCAAACGGCAATAAGATCACTACGCGTGAAGATCCAAGAATTCAATGGTTTAGAGAACATGTGCTGGAAAGTAATTAAAGGAAGAGATAATTCACCGGACGCCTTTAATGAACTGTCCAGAAATTTGGCCGGCACTATTGATTCTCCTGTAAACGGAGGCTTTGCAAAATACCGAGCTTTCTCTACCCAAGATCTGCAGCCGCCTATCAGTAAGGACGATGTGGAGAGTCTGCAAGTCGCCTTTTCTGATCTTGCCATTGTCCTCGCAAGATGTCTGATATTACACCAAGAACTTCTACCTTCCAAGGATTTGGAACAATCTCACAACATGTTAATCGatttgttcaagaaaaacttTGAGCCGGAAATCAGCAAGAATAAGATCAACCTCCACAGGATCACCGCTTCAAGCATAAAGAAACCCGCTTCATCACAGCGGAGCTCCTCACTCTACCTGACGAGGGCCCAGATGATCCAGAACCTGCTTGACAGCGTCTGCAAGTCTGAAGGGAGCCAAACGGAGTCGATTTCCAAAGAAATAACCCGTTCCAACACGGCTACAGACTTTACTTTCGCTTCTACGAACCGCAATGACAGTGGATTGCTGCGGACAGACAGTGCTATAAGCAGCTTGACGTATACTACTGACACCACCGAACCCGCTACTTTCAGAGCGCCCGTAAAGTGGAGTCTCATTGGTCTCGATAACAAGGACAACTTGTAA
- the ACP1 gene encoding acyl carrier protein (ancestral locus Anc_4.297) translates to MLRTVFRAAQPIALKTAFQPLVAKNAYIGATQVVTPARFYSAASVDKKEITTRVIDVIKAFDKTAAASEVTPQTYFHKDLGLDSLDTVELLVAIEEEFDIEIPDKIADELKSVGETVDYIASNPEAN, encoded by the coding sequence ATGCTGAGAACTGTTTTCCGTGCTGCGCAGCCCAttgctttgaaaactgCTTTCCAACCTTTGGTTGCTAAGAACGCATACATTGGTGCTACCCAGGTTGTAACACCAGCCCGTTTCTACTCTGCTGCTTCTGTGGACAAAAAGGAGATCACGACGAGAGTGATCGATGTTATCAAGGCGTTTGACAAGACAGCAGCTGCCTCAGAAGTGACGCCACAGACATACTTTCACAAGGATTTGGGACTGGACTCTCTTGATACCGTTGAGTTATTGGttgcaattgaagaagagttcGACATCGAGATCCCCGATAAAATCGCTGACGAGCTGAAGAGCGTCGGTGAAACCGTGGACTACATTGCTTCCAACCCTGAGGCCAACTGA
- the SDS22 gene encoding type 1 protein phosphatase-activating protein SDS22 (ancestral locus Anc_4.298): protein MTASADKAVSGGEHDTGSKPPVTGNGSSPKSDNAGSSVKMTEIEDPRIDYLTADSELTEDLPDDSQVIDLVHLKIRSLEDLKLYRFTQLTSLCLRQNLIESISEVEVLPVDSFQNLDLYDNRIKHISSNVNKLVNLENLDLSFNKIKHIKNVDQLVMLKNLYFVQNKISVIENLSTLKNLKNLELGGNRIQEIGRNSFEGLGNLEELWLGKNSIPRLVNLSPLKSLKILSIQANRLRKIEGLEQLENLEELYISHNFIAEINGLEKNTRLTTLDITSNKVTKIENVKHLRNLTDLWASFNQIDQTFESLGEELGGLPGLETIYLEGNPIQTKNATAYRRKLVMNLGPSLQKIDATFIRG from the coding sequence ATGACTGCTTCTGCTGATAAGGCGGTATCCGGCGGGGAGCATGATACTGGAAGCAAACCTCCAGTGACTGGCAACGGGAGTTCTCCCAAAAGCGATAATGCTGGTAGCTCTGTGAAGATGACAGAGATCGAAGATCCCAGAATTGACTATCTCACCGCGGATTCTGAGCTTACAGAGGATTTACCTGACGACTCACAGGTCATCGACCTGGTTCATCTCAAGATACGTTCGCTGGAAGACCTGAAACTTTACAGATTCACTCAGCTTACGAGCTTGTGTCTGAGGCAGAACCTGATAGAAAGCATTAGCGAGGTGGAAGTCTTGCCAGTCGACAGTTTCCAGAATTTGGACCTTTACGACAATAGAATAAAACACATCTCGAGTAATGTTAATAAACTAGTCAACTTGGAGAATCTGGACCTGTCATTCAATAAAATCAAGCATATCAAGAACGTTGATCAATTGGTcatgttgaagaatctgTACTTTGTGCAGAACAAGATTTCAGTTATCGAGAATCTAtcgactttgaagaatttgaagaacttggagTTGGGCGGGAACAGAATCCAAGAGATCGGAAGAAACTCCTTCGAAGGGCTAGGGAATTTGGAAGAGCTGTGGCTGGGTAAAAATTCGATTCCACGTCTGGTCAATCTGAGCCCATTGAAATCGCTCAAGATACTCTCGATTCAAGCAAATAGACTTCGGAAGATAGAGGGATTGgagcaattggaaaatcTGGAAGAGCTCTACATCTCCCATAACTTCATAGCAGAAATAAACGGCCTGGAGAAGAACACTAGGCTAACAACTCTGGACATAACTTCGAACAAGGTGACCAAGATCGAAAATGTCAAGCATTTGCGGAATCTCACGGATCTATGGGCATCTTTCAATCAGATAGATCAAACCTTCGAGTCTTTGGGTGAAGAATTGGGAGGTTTACCTGGCCTCGAGACTATCTACCTGGAAGGCAATCCTATTCAGACCAAAAATGCTACAGCTTACAGAAGAAAGCTGGTTATGAACCTCGGGCCATCTTTACAGAAGATCGATGCAACTTTCATCCGGGGATGA
- the MST1 gene encoding threonine--tRNA ligase MST1 (ancestral locus Anc_4.299), with product MLKQRHIVHRLISSTRYSTKIKTPTNAGTAHEVSNKQRIFFTDPVSPGSIFFLPNGTKIFNKLLQFMKLQQQHKYGFQEVVTPLIYRKSLWEQSGHWDNYKDDMFRVMGSDTSKEEYGLKPMNCPGHCVIFKRFDRSYNELPVRLSDFSPLHRNEASGALSGLTRVRKFHQDDGHIFCAPGQVEEEIIKCLKLVDLCYTKIFPLSESLQSAAYSLELSTRPDNFIGDIEIWNHAEDVLKDILMKSGKEWEINEGDGAFYGPKIDIKVSDKSGKSHQIATIQLDFQLPERFDLRYKDRDNTYKRPIMIHRAVFGSLERFLAMLIDRNEGKWPFWLNPRQAMIIPVNTKQAAQVDASRKLLSYLRHEGDPNDDMPVPLNSFHFNVDIDERAEPVGYRIKDALTKDYSYLIIIGDKEVESSKYAVRTRQDRALEHLTSQEIFAKFSDLERRYV from the coding sequence ATGCTTAAACAGCGACATATTGTACATCGTTTAATTAGTAGCACTCGTTACTCTACTAAGATAAAGACTCCAACCAACGCTGGAACTGCGCATGAAGTATCGAACAAACAAAGGATATTCTTCACTGATCCGGTGTCACCAGGGTCTATCTTCTTTCTGCCCAATGGCACTAAAATATTCAACAAGCTGTTGCAATTTATGAAGTTACAACAGCAGCACAAGTATGGTTTCCAAGAGGTCGTAACGCCCTTGATCTACAGGAAGTCCCTTTGGGAGCAGTCTGGGCATTGGGACAACTATAAGGATGATATGTTCCGAGTGATGGGTAGCGATACCTCGAAGGAGGAGTATGGATTGAAACCTATGAATTGCCCTGGGCATTGTgtgatcttcaagagattcGACAGGTCCTACAATGAACTGCCAGTGAGATTGTCCGATTTCTCACCACTACATAGGAACGAGGCCTCAGGAGCCCTATCGGGCCTGACCAGAGTTCGTAAGTTCCATCAGGACGATGGACATATATTTTGCGCCCCAGGGCAGgtggaggaagagataaTTAAGTGCCTGAAGCTTGTCGACCTGTGCTACACCAAGATCTTCCCACTATCTGAAAGCTTGCAGTCTGCTGCCTACTCGTTGGAGCTTTCCACAAGACCTGATAACTTTATTGGGGACATTGAGATATGGAATCATGCAGAGGAcgttttgaaggatatACTGATGAAGAGTGGGAAAGAGTGGGAAATAAATGAAGGAGACGGTGCCTTTTACGGGCCAAAGATAGATATAAAGGTGTCAGATAAATCTGGCAAATCACATCAGATCGCTACGATTCAACTGGATTTTCAATTACCAGAGAGGTTTGATCTGAGATATAAGGATAGAGACAATACTTACAAGAGGCCTATCATGATCCACAGGGCTGTATTTGGGTCTCTAGAGCGATTCCTAGCTATGCTGATTGACAGGAACGAAGGCAAATGGCCGTTTTGGTTGAACCCACGCCAGGCGATGATAATTCCTGTAAATACGAAGCAAGCAGCCCAGGTCGATGCTTCCCGTAAACTGCTGTCGTATTTACGCCACGAAGGAGATCCGAACGATGACATGCCCGTGCCCTTGAATAGCTTCCATTTCAATGTCGATATTGACGAGAGGGCAGAGCCGGTTGGCTATAGGATCAAAGATGCTTTAACAAAAGATTATTCATACTTGATTATAATCGGTGATAAAGAAGTGGAATCTTCCAAATATGCAGTAAGAACGAGGCAGGACCGAGCCCTGGAGCATCTAACTAGCCAAGAAATTTTCGCCAAATTCAGCGATCTGGAAAGACGATATGTTTAG
- the ATG17 gene encoding protein kinase regulatory subunit ATG17 (ancestral locus Anc_4.300), translating to MYIGFCISVVKVENHYKPTQEVRSEARQATMKEPDLELFVSSARKTLVEAQVLCQEASMRISGAKGSLFQWQQDISRMKFMLGCLKRQAEFLYKCILKSEIGENLIRNEWSQGLLVELIGRMKHWQDQLGSRLHRLDHIDNELVQSDANGEPVRLGDFIPKENAHILDDRLKEIPIIRRQIDNIRSQYADMTRKVQDQLMQTKMKNVEALFERNFGSSSTESIELSETYLTEMTNLEHELVEYLNSLTDHFDKCKTLQENDLQGQNRQELLEIVTRDHGELSSVLITLRDTIKDVDELLVKFKSNLDKNMISGNHIRSEMNKIINDFHKYQEYLTIFKDISELITTFRETCLQEIQVAQELCEFYENFEASYYKLLEEAKRRRSVAQEMANVLAEAEGKLQNLHEQDHEIRKKFLTENGNFLPETIWPGKIDDFAPLYSLQYTIKDI from the coding sequence ATGTATATAGGATTTTGCATTTCTGTAGTAAAGGTAGAGAACCACTACAAACCTACACAAGAGGTAAGGTCAGAGGCCCGGCAGGCCACTATGAAGGAGCCTGATTTAGAGCTTTTTGTCTCGAGTGCGAGGAAGACGCTGGTGGAAGCTCAGGTACTGTGCCAGGAGGCTAGTATGAGAATATCTGGAGCTAAAGGGAGTCTATTCCAATGGCAGCAGGACATCTCTAGAATGAAGTTCATGCTGGGTTGTTTGAAGAGGCAGGCGGAGTTTCTTTACAAGTGTATCCTAAAGTCTGAAATCGGGGAGAATTTGATCAGAAATGAATGGTCTCAGGGACTGTTAGTAGAACTAATTGGGCGAATGAAGCACTGGCAGGATCAGTTGGGTAGTCGTCTCCATCGCCTGGATCATATCGATAATGAACTGGTGCAATCTGATGCAAATGGAGAGCCTGTAAGACTCGGGGACTTCATTCCGAAGGAGAACGCTCATATTTTGGATGACAGATTGAAAGAGATCCCTATCATACGTCGACAGATAGATAATATCAGATCTCAGTATGCAGATATGACCAGAAAGGTTCAGGATCAACTGATGCAAACTAAGATGAAGAATGTAGAAGCGCTCTTTGAGAGGAACTttggatcttcttcgacagaAAGCATCGAACTGAGCGAAACCTATCTAACGGAGATGACAAACTTGGAACATGAGCTCGTGGAGTACTTGAACTCTCTGACGGACCATTTCGACAAATGTAAGACGCTGCAGGAAAACGACCTGCAAGGGCAGAATAGACAAGAACTCTTGGAGATTGTTACGAGGGATCATGGCGAATTGAGCTCGGTTCTAATAACCTTGCGAGATACGATCAAAGATGTAGACGAATTGTTGGTGAAGTTCAAAAGTAATCTAGATAAGAACATGATAAGCGGTAACCACATACGCAGTGAaatgaacaagatcatTAACGATTTTCACAAATACCAAGAATATTTGACGATTTTTAAGGATATCTCAGAGCTGATAACCACTTTTCGCGAGACCTGCCTGCAGGAGATACAGGTGGCCCAGGAATTGTGTGAGTTCTATGAGAATTTCGAGGCAAGTTATTACAAACTACTTGAAGAGGCGAAACGCAGGCGTTCGGTCGCCCAGGAAATGGCTAACGTGCTAGCAGAGGCTGAAGGTAAGTTGCAAAATCTGCACgaacaagatcatgaaaTTCGCAAGAAATTTCTCACAGAAAATGGGAACTTCTTACCGGAGACCATCTGGCCTGGTAAAATTGACGATTTTGCACCTTTATATTCGTTACAATACACCATCAAAGACATATAA